One Scylla paramamosain isolate STU-SP2022 chromosome 5, ASM3559412v1, whole genome shotgun sequence genomic region harbors:
- the LOC135100749 gene encoding uncharacterized protein LOC135100749 translates to MYTRALLSARNAVKGTVSRRGMGSVADFKPPTMSELPVPQGAWKDAYNAKQRKNNLHLISGILVAGGTLAFLAESDMVDFGMAPKMG, encoded by the exons ATGTACACCCGCGCACTTCTCTCCGCCCGCAATGCCGTGAAGGGCACAG TTTCACGACGTGGCATGGGATCTGTGGCTGACTTCAAGCCTCCCACCATGTCCGAGCTCCCCGTCCCTCAAGGTGCATGGAAAGATGCTTACAATGcaaagcaaaggaagaacaaccTCCACCTCATCAGCGGGATTTTGGTCGCTGGTGGCACTCTAGCCTTT CTGGCAGAGTCTGACATGGTTGACTTTGGAATGGCCCCCAAGATGGGATAG